In Deinococcus puniceus, one genomic interval encodes:
- the purU gene encoding formyltetrahydrofolate deformylase produces the protein MTAPLDPTPSNSVKSAPGASEPARLDPNNTATLTIACPDRKGIVAAVSQFLLNHGANILHSDQHTTDPSGGQFFMRMEFHLDGLDLARGAFERAFESVIAQPFEMQWRVNYTAQPKRMAILVSRYDHCFLDLLWRKRRGELHIEIPLIISNHEDLRRDADMFGIPFHVVPVTKANKAEAEAEQVRLMHEAGADFAVLARYMQILSGDFLRSFGRPVINIHHSFLPAFIGANPYRAAFNRGVKLIGATSHYVTEELDAGPIIAQDVIPVTHRETPDSLMRMGRDVERQVLARAVKAHVEDRVLVYGNKTVVF, from the coding sequence ATGACGGCCCCGCTTGACCCAACCCCCTCCAACTCTGTCAAATCCGCTCCGGGTGCATCCGAACCCGCCCGCCTCGACCCCAACAATACGGCCACCCTGACCATCGCCTGCCCAGACCGCAAGGGCATCGTGGCCGCCGTGTCGCAATTTTTGCTCAATCACGGCGCGAATATCCTGCACTCCGATCAGCACACCACCGACCCCAGCGGCGGCCAGTTTTTTATGCGAATGGAATTTCATTTGGACGGCCTCGACTTGGCACGCGGCGCATTCGAGCGGGCCTTCGAGAGCGTCATCGCCCAACCCTTCGAAATGCAGTGGCGCGTGAATTACACGGCCCAGCCCAAGCGTATGGCGATTCTGGTCAGCCGCTACGATCACTGCTTTCTAGACCTGCTGTGGCGCAAACGCCGGGGCGAACTGCACATAGAGATTCCGCTGATTATTTCCAACCATGAAGACCTGCGCCGCGACGCCGACATGTTCGGCATTCCTTTTCACGTGGTGCCTGTCACCAAAGCGAACAAAGCCGAGGCCGAAGCCGAGCAGGTGCGCCTGATGCACGAGGCCGGGGCCGATTTCGCTGTGCTGGCGCGCTATATGCAGATTCTGAGCGGCGATTTTTTGCGGAGCTTTGGCCGCCCGGTCATCAACATCCACCATTCGTTCCTGCCCGCGTTTATTGGCGCGAACCCCTACCGGGCGGCCTTCAACCGGGGCGTGAAACTCATCGGCGCTACCAGCCATTACGTCACCGAGGAACTGGACGCCGGGCCGATTATCGCCCAAGACGTGATTCCGGTCACGCACCGCGAAACGCCCGATTCCTTGATGCGGATGGGCCGCGACGTAGAACGCCAAGTGCTGGCCCGCGCCGTCAAAGCCCATGTGGAAGACCGGGTATTGGTCTACGGCAATAAGACGGTGGTGTTTTAA
- a CDS encoding aminopeptidase has translation MQNNSEATSAAAPHATLLAYDPRPHAELLVAYCLNVQPSERILIAGGMAGLPLVREVARAVLKVGGRPAVRLEYPGQDDDVAALAADGVLDVLHPAELADMEGMDGTLRILTPGAGQVDAVDASRRARLTAARSALAATRARKKWSLTLYPTAHAAAQAGMTEADFGAFVMRAMFLDRPDPVAAWGEVRELQARLIDRLSRADTVRIEAPGTDLTLRVGGRTWANSDGKRNMPSGEVFTGPLEDSANGFITFDVPAEYGGVMVRGARLEFREGVVVDARADEGESTLLAALNTDPGARQLGELGIGSNSGIQTPTGNILFDEKIGGTVHLALGRSYPETGGVNASAIHWDLITDLRRGGRILLDGEVWQENGRFL, from the coding sequence GTGCAGAACAACTCAGAAGCAACCTCAGCAGCGGCCCCACATGCAACCCTCTTGGCCTACGATCCGCGCCCACATGCCGAATTGCTGGTGGCCTACTGCCTGAATGTGCAGCCGAGCGAACGCATTCTGATTGCGGGCGGCATGGCGGGTCTGCCCCTCGTGCGCGAAGTGGCCCGCGCCGTGTTGAAGGTAGGCGGGCGGCCCGCGGTGCGGCTGGAGTATCCGGGTCAAGACGACGACGTGGCCGCACTGGCGGCTGACGGCGTGCTGGACGTACTTCACCCCGCAGAGTTGGCCGATATGGAAGGCATGGACGGCACCTTACGAATCCTGACGCCGGGGGCGGGCCAAGTGGACGCCGTAGATGCCAGCCGACGCGCCCGCCTGACCGCTGCCCGCTCCGCTTTGGCCGCCACCCGCGCCCGCAAAAAATGGAGCCTGACCCTGTATCCCACCGCGCACGCCGCCGCCCAAGCAGGCATGACCGAAGCCGATTTTGGCGCGTTCGTGATGCGGGCTATGTTCCTTGACCGCCCTGATCCGGTGGCCGCGTGGGGCGAGGTGCGCGAGCTGCAGGCCCGTCTGATAGACCGCCTGAGCCGCGCCGACACGGTAAGAATCGAGGCCCCCGGCACAGACCTGACCCTGCGCGTGGGCGGGCGAACCTGGGCCAACAGCGACGGCAAACGCAACATGCCCAGCGGCGAAGTGTTTACCGGGCCGCTGGAAGACAGCGCCAACGGGTTTATTACTTTTGACGTGCCCGCCGAATACGGGGGCGTGATGGTGCGCGGCGCACGGCTGGAATTTCGGGAAGGTGTGGTGGTGGATGCCCGCGCCGACGAGGGCGAAAGCACCCTGCTGGCCGCCCTGAACACCGATCCCGGCGCACGGCAGCTGGGCGAACTGGGCATCGGCTCCAATAGCGGCATCCAGACGCCCACAGGCAACATTCTGTTCGACGAAAAAATTGGCGGCACGGTGCATCTGGCGCTGGGCCGCTCCTATCCGGAAACGGGCGGCGTGAATGCCAGCGCGATTCACTGGGATTTGATCACGGACTTACGGCGAGGCGGGCGGATTCTGTTGGACGGCGAGGTATGGCAGGAAAACGGGCGATTCTTGTAA